In one window of Photobacterium leiognathi DNA:
- the fabR gene encoding HTH-type transcriptional repressor FabR has product MGIRAQQKEKTRRSLIDAAFSQLSADRSFSNLSLREVAREAGIAPTSFYRHFKDMDELGLTMVDEGGLILRQLMRQARQRIATEGSVIRTSVETFMEFIESSPNVFRLLLRERSGTSTAFRAAVAREIQHFVAELTEYLEAKTGVTYEEAYTQAEASVTLVFSSGAEALDLDSHARAEHAERLIMQLRMIAKGAYWYRKERERRELRQKL; this is encoded by the coding sequence ATGGGGATCAGGGCTCAACAGAAAGAAAAAACACGTCGTTCACTGATTGATGCTGCGTTTAGTCAGCTAAGTGCCGATAGAAGTTTTTCTAATTTAAGTTTACGAGAAGTGGCTCGTGAAGCTGGGATTGCCCCTACGTCGTTTTATCGTCATTTTAAAGACATGGATGAGTTAGGCTTAACAATGGTGGATGAAGGTGGTTTGATCCTTCGCCAGTTAATGCGACAAGCTCGCCAGCGTATTGCAACAGAAGGTAGTGTGATCCGTACCTCTGTTGAGACGTTTATGGAGTTTATCGAAAGTAGCCCTAACGTCTTTCGTCTACTATTACGTGAACGTTCCGGGACATCGACAGCATTTCGCGCCGCAGTGGCTCGTGAAATACAACATTTTGTCGCTGAACTAACCGAGTATCTTGAGGCCAAAACTGGGGTAACGTATGAAGAAGCGTATACCCAAGCAGAGGCGTCAGTAACACTCGTCTTTAGCTCAGGGGCAGAAGCGTTAGATCTCGATAGTCATGCTCGTGCTGAGCATGCTGAAAGATTGATCATGCAATTAAGAATGATTGCAAAGGGTGCTTACTGGTACCGAAAAGAGCGTGAGCGTCGTGAGCTCAGGCAAAAACTATAA
- a CDS encoding YijD family membrane protein, giving the protein MDKQQVKSERKTLVLSLLAGVCGYATWSVLTSSSVAFSIFPVLAFVLAVYCLYQEYLRKPMTEGTPAIATACFFVGAFGYSAFLRAAMPEMGSNFLPLMIALALLFWVSYKMGIMNKKAKPEVEAK; this is encoded by the coding sequence ATGGACAAGCAACAAGTTAAATCAGAGCGTAAAACTTTAGTTCTATCATTACTTGCTGGTGTGTGCGGTTACGCAACATGGTCAGTACTAACATCAAGCAGCGTGGCGTTTTCTATCTTCCCAGTGCTTGCTTTTGTGTTAGCCGTTTACTGTTTATACCAAGAATACTTACGTAAGCCGATGACGGAAGGCACGCCAGCGATTGCGACTGCGTGTTTCTTTGTGGGTGCATTTGGTTACTCTGCTTTCTTACGTGCAGCAATGCCGGAGATGGGCTCTAACTTCCTACCATTGATGATTGCGCTAGCATTACTATTTTGGGTTAGTTACAAAATGGGCATCATGAATAAAAAAGCTAAGCCAGAAGTGGAAGCAAAATAA
- the trmA gene encoding tRNA (uridine(54)-C5)-methyltransferase TrmA, whose product MTSTILNTADYQQQLDEKAERIQNIFADFDTPELEVFASPAEHYRMRAEFRVWHEGEDLFYIMFNQETREKYRVDQFPAASRLINDLMPMLVDAIKPIKALRHKLFQVDFLSTLSGEILVSMLYHRQLDDEWTAEAKQLKQRLNDEGFKLNIIGRARKMKIVLDQDYVIEQLKVNDRTLTYKQVENSFTQPNGEVAQKMLEWAVDCTQDSEGDLLELYCGNGNFSLALAQNFERVLATELAKPSVDSAQYNIAVNNIDNVQIIRMSAEDFTDAMEGKREFRRLKDRNVDLQSYNCNTIFVDPPRSGMDEGTCRMVQGYDRIMYISCNPETLKENLDILGETHRITRFALFDQFPYTHHMEAGVLLERK is encoded by the coding sequence ATGACATCTACCATCCTTAACACCGCTGATTACCAGCAACAGTTGGATGAAAAGGCAGAGCGTATTCAAAACATTTTCGCTGATTTTGATACCCCTGAACTCGAGGTGTTTGCCTCCCCTGCAGAGCATTACCGTATGCGTGCAGAATTCCGTGTTTGGCATGAGGGTGAAGATCTTTTCTACATCATGTTCAACCAAGAAACACGTGAAAAATACCGTGTGGATCAATTCCCTGCAGCAAGTCGTTTGATCAATGACTTAATGCCAATGTTGGTGGATGCAATCAAACCCATCAAAGCGCTACGTCACAAGTTATTCCAAGTCGATTTCCTATCTACTTTAAGCGGTGAGATCTTGGTGTCGATGCTATACCACCGTCAACTAGATGATGAATGGACAGCAGAAGCGAAACAACTAAAGCAACGCTTAAACGATGAAGGCTTTAAGCTGAACATCATTGGTCGTGCACGTAAGATGAAAATCGTACTTGATCAAGACTACGTTATTGAGCAGTTAAAAGTTAACGATCGCACATTAACTTACAAGCAAGTAGAGAACAGCTTTACCCAACCTAACGGTGAAGTGGCTCAGAAGATGCTTGAATGGGCGGTAGACTGTACTCAAGACAGCGAAGGCGATCTGTTAGAGCTTTACTGTGGTAACGGTAACTTCTCTCTCGCTCTTGCGCAAAACTTCGAACGTGTTCTAGCTACTGAACTGGCAAAGCCATCGGTTGATTCCGCGCAATACAACATTGCCGTAAACAACATTGATAACGTACAAATCATTCGTATGTCAGCAGAAGATTTTACTGATGCAATGGAAGGTAAGCGTGAATTCCGCCGTTTGAAAGATCGAAATGTGGATCTTCAGAGCTACAACTGCAACACGATCTTTGTTGATCCACCGCGATCTGGCATGGATGAGGGTACATGCCGTATGGTGCAAGGTTATGATCGCATCATGTACATCTCGTGTAACCCTGAAACTTTAAAAGAAAACTTAGATATTCTTGGTGAAACACACCGAATTACACGTTTTGCCCTGTTTGATCAGTTCCCGTATACCCACCACATGGAAGCGGGTGTATTGCTAGAGCGTAAATAA
- a CDS encoding RNA recognition motif domain-containing protein codes for MKSNNQTIITAVAIAIIGALIFSFIHIPSSISFALGAVLTGLALNFMQTDKTPSMTETETSQSSKTLYVGNLPYRANETDVKNLFAEHGDVFAVRLMKDKRTGKRRGFGFVVMSSTDADGAIEQLNNKEYGQRTLKVREANEPKNTDTVETE; via the coding sequence ATGAAATCAAATAACCAAACCATAATAACCGCTGTAGCCATTGCTATTATCGGTGCCTTAATCTTTAGCTTTATTCATATCCCATCCTCTATTAGCTTTGCTTTAGGTGCTGTACTGACTGGATTAGCACTTAACTTTATGCAAACGGATAAAACACCTTCAATGACAGAAACAGAAACCTCTCAAAGCAGCAAAACACTTTATGTCGGCAACCTTCCTTATCGTGCTAATGAGACAGACGTTAAAAACTTATTTGCTGAACACGGTGATGTTTTCGCTGTACGCCTAATGAAAGATAAGCGTACAGGTAAACGTAGAGGGTTTGGCTTTGTGGTAATGAGTAGCACAGATGCTGACGGCGCAATCGAGCAATTAAACAATAAAGAGTATGGACAGCGTACACTGAAAGTACGTGAAGCTAATGAACCTAAGAATACGGATACTGTAGAGACTGAATAG
- the btuB gene encoding TonB-dependent vitamin B12 receptor gives MKKTLLALAVTSVYFPSFSSIAADDKTQADDVMVVTANRFEQPVTSVLAPFNVVTRQDIDKVQAKTLTEVISLLPGVQVTQNGGRGQLVSIMVRGTNSDQVLVLVDGIRMARAAKGAVDFNQIPLTQVERIEFTRGARAALYGSEAIGGVINIITLADVDAPSKTKLNVGIGSHNYQEASASGAYKVGENGLLQLAAGYEDDEGYNVKPQPGINDGDKHGFSSRNAMIAYHQRFSDTLKGFISARWYKNQYQYDSSYVDFFTGEPVHQYMQSEPELFDYSAGLDLDLGRYQSKIIADYQHQTNYDYNKAATTLPVVASQDEKFTQRNLQWNNHYTVNENLQLVGGVDWRKESWKDKLSTDAFSRNNTGVYGIGLVNVNDFSLESSMRLDDNQQYGSQFTYNVAGGWYITDEVQLRTSYGTAFKAPNLYQLYSPSYGTETLSPEKSKNAEIAVVANYSLIDLAVTGYRMEIDNLIGFNNTSWKYYNESGKSKIKGIEVEADFDTGFLSHQLNFDFKDPRNSKGERLDRREKFSFKWVGTASFGDLDSALTYQYHGKRPDQYGPTGELPAYDTWDLALTYWLQPKLALKGRVANLLDEQYETAGGYEMPGRTYYTSINYQF, from the coding sequence ATGAAAAAAACACTTTTGGCACTGGCGGTGACGTCGGTGTATTTCCCATCTTTTTCTTCCATTGCAGCAGACGATAAAACCCAAGCTGACGATGTCATGGTCGTTACGGCTAATCGTTTTGAACAACCTGTTACTTCTGTTCTTGCCCCTTTTAATGTTGTTACCCGTCAAGACATTGATAAAGTACAAGCCAAAACACTCACCGAAGTGATCAGCTTATTACCGGGTGTGCAAGTGACTCAAAATGGCGGTCGAGGACAACTGGTCAGCATCATGGTACGTGGTACTAACTCTGATCAAGTATTGGTACTGGTCGATGGTATTCGTATGGCACGCGCGGCAAAAGGAGCGGTGGATTTTAACCAAATTCCGCTGACGCAAGTTGAGCGTATTGAATTTACCCGTGGTGCACGTGCTGCACTTTATGGTTCAGAAGCCATTGGTGGTGTGATCAATATTATTACGCTGGCTGACGTAGATGCGCCTTCAAAAACCAAATTAAATGTCGGTATTGGCAGTCATAATTACCAAGAAGCAAGTGCATCGGGGGCATACAAAGTCGGTGAGAATGGTTTATTACAATTAGCAGCAGGCTATGAAGACGATGAAGGCTATAACGTTAAACCGCAACCTGGTATTAATGATGGTGATAAACATGGCTTTTCTAGTCGTAATGCGATGATCGCTTACCATCAGCGTTTTAGCGACACACTGAAAGGTTTTATCTCAGCGCGTTGGTATAAAAACCAATATCAATACGACAGCTCATATGTTGACTTCTTCACTGGTGAGCCAGTACACCAGTACATGCAATCTGAGCCTGAGTTATTTGACTATAGCGCAGGGCTAGATCTCGATTTAGGTCGATATCAATCGAAGATTATTGCCGATTACCAACATCAAACGAATTACGATTACAACAAAGCAGCGACAACGTTACCTGTTGTAGCGAGCCAGGATGAGAAATTCACTCAACGTAACCTACAGTGGAATAACCATTATACGGTTAACGAAAACCTACAATTAGTGGGTGGGGTTGATTGGCGTAAAGAGTCTTGGAAAGACAAGTTATCGACGGATGCATTTAGCCGTAATAATACAGGTGTCTACGGTATTGGTTTAGTGAACGTTAACGACTTCTCATTAGAATCAAGCATGCGTTTAGATGATAACCAGCAATACGGCTCACAGTTTACTTATAACGTAGCTGGTGGTTGGTATATCACGGATGAAGTACAATTACGTACCTCGTATGGCACAGCTTTTAAAGCACCGAACTTATACCAGCTATATTCGCCATCTTACGGTACAGAAACATTAAGCCCTGAAAAGTCTAAAAATGCTGAAATTGCCGTTGTAGCGAATTACAGTCTGATTGATTTAGCGGTAACAGGTTACCGTATGGAAATTGATAATCTGATTGGCTTTAATAATACGTCTTGGAAGTACTATAACGAATCAGGAAAGAGCAAGATCAAAGGTATTGAGGTGGAAGCCGACTTTGATACAGGCTTTTTATCTCATCAGCTAAACTTTGACTTTAAAGATCCGCGTAACAGTAAAGGTGAACGTTTAGATCGCCGTGAGAAGTTCTCATTTAAGTGGGTTGGAACTGCAAGCTTTGGCGATCTTGATAGTGCGCTTACTTACCAATACCACGGTAAACGTCCTGATCAGTATGGTCCAACAGGTGAATTACCTGCTTATGACACATGGGATCTTGCTTTGACTTATTGGTTACAGCCGAAGTTAGCACTGAAAGGTCGTGTTGCGAACTTACTGGATGAGCAGTATGAGACGGCTGGTGGTTATGAAATGCCAGGACGTACTTACTATACGAGCATCAATTACCAATTTTAA
- a CDS encoding ATPase: MMKKINVIISWSSGKDAALTLWRLLNDPHYNVVGLYTTYVGDEVPFQATPLEVLKEQARLIGLPLILIELPQVFPPNEVYQQTVINGLKASGLNIQAVAFGDIFCNGIADYRKQYIEPEGWQCIFPLMGEPSHKLAIEMITIGIKTKLVTVDTSQCEAQYCGKWFNKALLEELPTYIDPCGENGEFHTLVINAPYFHKPLEVEWQGIDKTERFYYQRYQLSDRTVCAD; this comes from the coding sequence ATGATGAAAAAAATAAACGTAATTATCAGTTGGTCGTCAGGCAAAGATGCGGCATTAACTTTATGGCGCTTACTTAATGACCCTCATTATAACGTAGTCGGACTCTATACAACTTACGTCGGTGATGAAGTTCCTTTTCAAGCTACCCCTCTTGAAGTATTAAAAGAGCAAGCTAGGCTTATTGGCTTACCTTTGATCTTAATTGAGCTACCACAAGTATTTCCTCCCAATGAGGTATATCAACAAACGGTTATTAATGGACTAAAAGCCAGTGGATTAAATATTCAGGCTGTCGCCTTTGGTGATATTTTCTGTAACGGTATTGCGGATTATCGAAAGCAATATATAGAGCCAGAAGGGTGGCAATGTATTTTCCCGTTAATGGGAGAGCCTAGCCATAAGTTAGCTATTGAGATGATCACAATAGGTATTAAAACCAAGTTAGTAACTGTTGATACTAGTCAGTGTGAGGCTCAGTATTGTGGTAAATGGTTTAATAAAGCTTTACTTGAAGAGTTGCCTACTTATATTGATCCGTGTGGTGAGAATGGCGAGTTTCATACCTTAGTGATTAACGCTCCTTATTTTCACAAGCCACTTGAGGTTGAATGGCAGGGAATAGATAAAACCGAACGATTTTATTATCAGCGCTATCAGTTAAGTGACAGGACAGTTTGCGCTGACTAG
- the murI gene encoding glutamate racemase, translating to MVRVKKIVIFDSGVGGLSVYKEIYDLLPQVQYIYAFDNAAFPYGELPDDVLIERTNYIVSTLVEQYQADLVVIACNTASTIVLPTLRKHLTVPVVGVVPAIKPAAKLSQTKVIGLLATPATVKRSYTQQLISQFASDCEVKMIGSTRLVEMAEQKLRGEAISLDELSGILAPWQQQVDSIILGCTHFPLIKDEIKAVLNNDVYIVDSGKAIANRVASLLELTDEEGKCRNTQIENATYSSAATQSVTALNKSLKAMHLGTIQSLQYPYS from the coding sequence ATGGTACGTGTGAAAAAGATTGTTATTTTTGATTCTGGTGTAGGTGGTTTATCTGTTTATAAAGAAATCTACGATCTTTTACCACAAGTACAATATATTTACGCATTTGATAATGCGGCGTTTCCGTATGGCGAATTACCTGATGACGTTTTAATTGAGCGAACCAACTATATTGTCTCGACGTTAGTAGAGCAGTATCAGGCTGATTTAGTGGTGATAGCTTGTAATACGGCAAGTACCATTGTTCTTCCAACCTTGCGCAAACACCTTACCGTCCCTGTCGTTGGCGTAGTTCCAGCCATAAAACCTGCCGCCAAGTTAAGTCAAACCAAAGTGATTGGTTTATTGGCAACTCCAGCTACCGTTAAGCGCAGCTATACACAGCAGTTAATCTCCCAATTTGCTAGCGATTGTGAAGTAAAAATGATCGGCTCTACGCGTTTGGTGGAAATGGCTGAGCAAAAACTACGTGGTGAAGCAATTTCACTGGACGAGTTAAGTGGCATATTAGCGCCATGGCAGCAGCAAGTAGATAGTATCATTTTAGGTTGCACTCATTTCCCACTTATTAAAGATGAGATAAAAGCTGTTTTAAATAATGATGTCTATATTGTGGATTCAGGCAAGGCTATTGCCAACCGTGTAGCTTCATTACTAGAGCTTACGGATGAAGAAGGGAAGTGCAGAAATACACAGATTGAGAACGCTACATACAGCAGCGCCGCTACACAAAGTGTAACGGCGCTAAATAAGAGTTTAAAAGCAATGCACCTTGGGACTATTCAGTCTCTACAGTATCCGTATTCTTAG
- the sthA gene encoding Si-specific NAD(P)(+) transhydrogenase gives MTDTQYSNNGHFDVIIIGSGPGGEGAAMGLTKAGFNVAIIEREDNVGGGCTHWGTIPSKALRHAVSRIIEFNQNPLYCKNNSTLHSTFSQILGHAEVVVNKQTRMRQGFYDRNQCQIIHGEARFIASHEVAVTTTDGSLEHYSADKFIIATGSRPYHPEGVDFDHSRIYDSDSILRLEHDPRHIIIYGAGVIGCEYASIFRGLGVKVDLINTRQRLLEFLDNEISDSLSYHLWNNGAMIRNDEIFEHIEGTDDGVILHFQSGKKMRADCLLYANGRTGNTDKLGLEHVGLTPDSRGQLNVNRSYQTEVDHIYAVGDVIGYPSLASAAYDQGRFVAQAISTGQAQGQLIDHIPTGIYTIPEISSVGKTEQQLTAEKIPYEVGRSQFKHLARAQIAGTEVGSLKILFHRETKEILGIHCFGERAAEIIHIGQAIMEQKGEGNTIDYFVNTTFNYPTMAEAYRVAALNGLNRLF, from the coding sequence ATGACGGATACGCAGTACAGTAATAACGGTCATTTCGATGTGATTATTATTGGTAGTGGCCCTGGTGGTGAAGGGGCAGCAATGGGCTTAACCAAAGCAGGTTTTAACGTCGCTATCATTGAACGCGAAGACAATGTTGGTGGCGGCTGTACTCACTGGGGCACCATCCCATCAAAAGCGCTGCGTCATGCAGTCAGTCGTATTATTGAATTTAACCAAAACCCACTGTACTGCAAAAACAACTCCACGCTGCATAGTACTTTTAGCCAAATTCTGGGGCATGCTGAAGTAGTAGTGAATAAGCAAACTCGTATGCGTCAGGGATTTTATGATCGCAACCAGTGTCAGATCATTCATGGCGAAGCCCGCTTTATTGCTAGCCATGAAGTGGCAGTGACCACGACCGACGGTAGTCTAGAGCATTACAGTGCAGACAAATTCATCATCGCCACAGGATCTCGTCCATACCATCCTGAAGGCGTTGATTTCGATCATTCACGTATCTACGACAGCGATTCCATCTTACGTCTAGAGCACGATCCTCGTCATATTATTATCTATGGTGCAGGGGTGATTGGCTGTGAATATGCATCTATCTTCCGAGGATTGGGAGTAAAAGTTGATTTAATTAACACCCGCCAACGTCTGCTAGAATTTCTTGATAATGAAATCTCCGACTCGTTGTCTTATCACTTGTGGAACAATGGCGCGATGATCCGCAATGATGAGATTTTCGAGCATATTGAAGGTACCGATGACGGTGTGATCTTACATTTTCAATCCGGTAAGAAGATGCGTGCTGATTGCTTGCTCTACGCGAACGGTCGCACAGGTAATACCGATAAACTCGGCTTAGAGCATGTTGGTCTAACACCTGACTCTCGTGGGCAGTTAAACGTCAATCGCAGTTATCAAACAGAGGTCGATCATATTTATGCGGTGGGTGATGTGATTGGTTACCCAAGCCTTGCAAGTGCAGCTTATGATCAAGGTCGATTTGTTGCTCAAGCGATCAGTACAGGACAAGCACAAGGTCAGTTGATTGATCATATCCCAACAGGTATTTATACCATTCCAGAGATCAGCTCTGTGGGTAAAACCGAGCAGCAATTAACCGCAGAGAAAATTCCATATGAAGTAGGGCGCTCTCAGTTTAAGCATCTTGCCCGTGCGCAAATTGCTGGGACCGAAGTGGGAAGCTTAAAGATTTTATTTCACCGAGAAACCAAAGAGATCTTAGGTATTCACTGTTTTGGTGAACGTGCCGCAGAAATCATTCATATCGGACAAGCAATCATGGAGCAAAAAGGCGAAGGTAATACTATTGATTACTTCGTCAATACTACTTTTAACTATCCAACCATGGCGGAAGCCTACCGTGTTGCAGCTCTTAACGGCTTAAACCGTTTATTTTAA